TATCCTATTTCCTCTAGTTGTTCATTCTTTTGACTTGGTAATATCATCAATTGGTATATTATCAATCAAGGGAACACGTAATGCTAGCGTCAAATCTCCGGTAGAGGATCCAATGGCTGTACTTCAGAAAGGATATTCTCTGACGATTATATTAGCGGTGTTGACTTTTGGCGCGGTAATATTGTCGACTCCGACCATTTACTGTCTTCTTTCTTCTGTTGATTTCAGAATTCTCATTGATTTTCTTTAATCTTCTTCTGACATCATTATATATGTTTTGTAGTCCACTCGCTGGTTGCTTTACACCGAACAAGCTCCATCTGCATGGTTCAGTTTCGCTCTATGTGGGTTGGTTGGCATCATCACAGCCTATGCATTTGTCTGGATATCCAAATATTACACAGACTATAAGCATGAGCCTGTTAGGACGCTGGCTCTTGCTAGCTCGACTGGCCACGGAACCAATATAATTGCTGGGGTCAGCTTGGGTCTGGAATCGACAGCTCTTCCCGTCTTGGTTATAAGTGTTGCTATAATATCTGCTTATTGGCTGGGCAATACCTCGGGACTAGTTGATGAAAACGGAATCCCCACTGGAGGGCTATTCGGAACAGCTGTTGCTACTATGGGAATGCTAAGCACTGCAGCTTATGTTCTTACTATGGACATGTTTGGCCCCATAGCTGATAACGCTGGTGGAATCGTCGAGATGAGCCAGCAGGTAAATGTCACATGATTGGTTTTAAAGGCTTCTCTGTTTTAAATATATATATATATATATATATTAATGTAGACGTAATTAATGTAGCCAGAGAGTGTCCGTGAGATCACTGATCTTCTTGATGCTGTTGGGAACACAACAAAAGCAACAACAAAAGGTTTTGCCATTGGGTCTGCTGCACTTGCGTCGTTCCTTCTTTTTAGTGCGTATATGGACGAGGTTTCAGCGTTTGCTAGTGTGTCTTTCAAAGAGGTAAATGTCACTCCAAACCTTCGTTGTATCTTTCATGTTCAGACAGCTTCTCATACTCATCCTCGGATCAAAAAACAGGTTGATATTGCTATCCCAGAAGTCTTCGTAGGTGGACTATTAGGTTCCATGCTTATATTCCTCTTTAGTGCTTGGGCATGCGCAGCAGTTGGACGAACTGCACAAGAGGTTGTTAACGAAGTAAGAAGACAATTTATAGAGAGGCCTGGCATAATGGTGAGCATAGTTTTTCTTTCTTCTTCTATGTTTATGGGCTTGTCGTTGTTGACTAACTTGCTGTAACAGGAGTACAAGGAGAAGCCAGATTATAGCCGCTGTGTTGCCATCGTAGCATCTGCAGCTTTGAGGGAAATGATAAAACCAGGAGCGTTGGCTATAGCATCACCCATTGTAGTTGGTAAGTTAATAATGATTTTTTTTATTGTACCAAAGCAAGAAGATTGTGACCAAAACAAAACCTCTTGTGCTCTCTCTCTCTCTCAGGTTTGGTGTTCCGGATCTTGGGATACTACACGGGACAACCTCTGCTTGGAGCTAAAGTTGTAGCGTCTATGCTCATGTTTGCAACTGTTTGTGGTATCTTAATGGCACTATTCCTAAACACAGCGGGTGGTGCTTGGGACAATGCAAAGAAATACATAGAGACAGGTGCACTCGGTGGCAAAGGAAGTGAAGCTCACAAAGCAGCGGTGACTGGTGATACGTAAGCATTTCGTTTTTTTACTTCAGAAAAAAAAATCTCAACCAAAGTTGTATTCATAAA
This genomic interval from Brassica oleracea var. oleracea cultivar TO1000 chromosome C2, BOL, whole genome shotgun sequence contains the following:
- the LOC106326947 gene encoding pyrophosphate-energized membrane proton pump 2-like, which translates into the protein MMMDEDVEQASLLSFNDRPRAFPNMRSKTYSPLIFRILRRLNARVLSIILLICFGVIFFMGASTSPIILFVFTVCIISFLLSLYLTKWVLAKDEGPPEMVQISDAIRDGAEGFFRTQYSTISKMAILLAFVILCIYLFRSLTPQQEAAGLGRAMSAYITVAAFLLGALCSGIAGYVGMWVSVRANVRVSSAARRSAREALQIAVRAGGFSALVVVGMAVIGIAILYSTFYVLLGVDDSPGSMSVNDLPLLLVGYGFGASFVALFAQLGGGIYTKGADVGADLVGKVEQGIPEDDPRNPAVIADLVGDNVGDCAARGADLFESIAAEIISAMILGGTMAKKCKIEDPSGFILFPLVVHSFDLVISSIGILSIKGTRNASVKSPVEDPMAVLQKGYSLTIILAVLTFGASTRWLLYTEQAPSAWFSFALCGLVGIITAYAFVWISKYYTDYKHEPVRTLALASSTGHGTNIIAGVSLGLESTALPVLVISVAIISAYWLGNTSGLVDENGIPTGGLFGTAVATMGMLSTAAYVLTMDMFGPIADNAGGIVEMSQQPESVREITDLLDAVGNTTKATTKGFAIGSAALASFLLFSAYMDEVSAFASVSFKEVDIAIPEVFVGGLLGSMLIFLFSAWACAAVGRTAQEVVNEVRRQFIERPGIMEYKEKPDYSRCVAIVASAALREMIKPGALAIASPIVVGLVFRILGYYTGQPLLGAKVVASMLMFATVCGILMALFLNTAGGAWDNAKKYIETGALGGKGSEAHKAAVTGDTVGDPFKDTAGPSIHVLIKMLATITLVMAPVFL